From a region of the Chitinophaga caseinilytica genome:
- a CDS encoding NUDIX domain-containing protein, which produces MLLSKGSLRYVRKRTGKDIWENLHEFPMIETPAPVSDAELLASPAFRALVGPGAVTVEQAFPERKQQLTHQTIHARFLRIGPEKAILPPEGFRAVSAAELELLAFPKIIVDFLKG; this is translated from the coding sequence TTGTTGCTAAGCAAAGGCTCACTGCGGTACGTCCGCAAGCGCACCGGCAAAGACATCTGGGAAAACCTCCACGAGTTCCCCATGATCGAGACCCCGGCGCCCGTCTCCGATGCCGAACTGCTCGCCTCCCCGGCCTTCCGCGCCCTGGTAGGCCCCGGCGCCGTAACGGTGGAACAGGCTTTCCCGGAAAGGAAACAACAGCTCACCCATCAAACCATCCACGCCCGCTTCCTGCGGATCGGGCCGGAAAAGGCCATATTGCCGCCCGAAGGCTTCCGCGCCGTGAGCGCAGCAGAACTGGAACTGCTGGCTTTTCCGAAGATCATCGTCGATTTCCTGAAAGGATGA
- a CDS encoding single-stranded DNA-binding protein: MRGVNKVILIGNLGRDPDVQFLEGNIAVAKFSLATTETFKDRAGKLISQTEWHTVVLWRGLAELAQKYLHKGSLVYIEGRLRTRSWEDKEGNKKFATEVVGDNLVMLDKRMDVGNGDHAISHGSGSSTGQQSGPGHHGEGFPGIEIPPMGEAADDLPF; encoded by the coding sequence ATGAGAGGTGTTAATAAAGTAATCCTGATTGGCAATCTTGGCAGAGACCCCGATGTTCAGTTCCTGGAAGGCAACATAGCAGTGGCAAAATTCTCACTGGCCACTACGGAAACTTTCAAAGACCGCGCCGGCAAGCTGATTTCCCAGACAGAATGGCACACAGTCGTGCTCTGGAGGGGCCTGGCAGAGCTGGCCCAGAAATACCTCCACAAAGGAAGCCTCGTCTATATCGAGGGGCGCCTCCGCACCCGCAGCTGGGAAGACAAGGAGGGCAACAAGAAATTCGCTACCGAAGTGGTGGGCGATAACCTCGTGATGCTCGACAAGCGGATGGACGTCGGCAATGGCGACCATGCCATTTCCCACGGGTCCGGCTCCTCCACCGGGCAGCAAAGCGGCCCCGGCCACCATGGCGAAGGTTTCCCCGGCATCGAGATCCCGCCCATGGGCGAGGCAGCCGACGATCTACCGTTTTGA